Proteins encoded in a region of the Flavobacterium sp. MDT1-60 genome:
- a CDS encoding RagB/SusD family nutrient uptake outer membrane protein, translating into MKKIILSILTFSLIAVSCDDFIEKEQRGTQTLENYFQTAQECENYVNELTHRILLSNDWYTLLAPRLANESATDDAWMGNTGQDSGAFKPAAQYLITPENMGSMNSIYTAHYYTIQSANIGLEKMAVAPISDSQKNQYMGESLFIRAYCYYELVNLYGDVPLYTTSLGTADLKLQRSPAAEVYAQIEADLKESAAKLESIPVNRSGRVNKWAAYALLARVSLFQEKWADAKLYSNKVITEGPFALEADFLNIWNVNNHNGVESILEAQSSSVQDKSLGSMLPTFSGARGEDKKNFPSNDAADVIDGWGWCMPTSDLENAYLSENDVIRRRSTITKWGEAAYGDEVLNPTHNSV; encoded by the coding sequence ATGAAAAAAATCATATTATCAATACTAACTTTTTCCCTTATTGCAGTTTCCTGCGATGATTTTATCGAAAAAGAACAAAGAGGAACTCAAACTTTAGAGAACTACTTTCAAACGGCACAAGAATGCGAGAATTATGTCAATGAACTAACGCATAGAATATTATTGTCAAATGACTGGTATACTTTGCTGGCCCCAAGGTTAGCGAATGAATCGGCTACTGATGATGCCTGGATGGGTAATACAGGACAGGACAGTGGGGCTTTTAAGCCTGCTGCACAATACCTTATTACGCCAGAAAACATGGGATCAATGAACAGTATTTATACGGCTCATTATTATACGATTCAATCTGCAAATATAGGTTTAGAGAAAATGGCCGTAGCGCCAATTTCTGATTCTCAAAAAAATCAGTATATGGGAGAATCATTATTTATTCGCGCGTATTGCTACTATGAGTTGGTAAATCTTTATGGAGATGTTCCATTATATACAACATCGCTTGGAACCGCTGATTTGAAATTACAGCGTAGTCCGGCTGCTGAAGTGTATGCACAAATTGAAGCTGACCTTAAAGAATCGGCAGCAAAATTAGAAAGCATTCCGGTAAACAGAAGCGGTAGAGTGAATAAATGGGCAGCTTATGCCTTATTAGCGCGTGTATCTTTATTTCAGGAAAAATGGGCAGATGCCAAATTATATTCTAACAAAGTTATTACCGAAGGGCCTTTTGCTCTTGAAGCAGATTTCCTAAACATCTGGAATGTAAATAATCATAATGGAGTAGAGTCAATTCTTGAGGCGCAATCTTCATCTGTACAAGATAAAAGTTTAGGTTCTATGCTTCCTACTTTCTCTGGAGCAAGGGGTGAAGACAAGAAGAATTTCCCAAGTAATGACGCAGCAGATGTTATTGACGGTTGGGGATGGTGTATGCCAACCAGCGATTTAGAGAATGCCTATCTTTCTGAAAATGATGTTATCCGTCGCAGAAGTACTATTACGAAGTGGGGAGAAGCAGC